One window from the genome of Gadus macrocephalus chromosome 7, ASM3116895v1 encodes:
- the cul5b gene encoding cullin-5 isoform X1, protein MATSNLLKNKGSLQFEDKWELMRPIVLKLLRQESVTKQQWFDLFSDVHAVCLWDDKGPAKIHQALKEDILDFIKQAQARVLSHQDDTALLKAYIAEWRKFFTQCDILPKPFCQLEITLMGKQGSNKKTNVEDSIVRKLMLDTWNESIFSNIKSRLQDSAMKLVHAERLGEAFDSQLVIGVRESYVNLCSNPDDKLQIYRDNFEKAYMDSTERFYRTQAPAYLQQNGVQNYMKYADAKLREEEKRALRYLETRRDCNSVQTLMECCVNVLVTSFKETILAECPGMIKRNETESEYGRIATSRGSSSSELHLMFSLMDKVASGIEPMLKDLEDHILSAGLADMVASAESITSDSEKYVEQLLTLFNRFSRLVKEAFQDDPRFLTARDKAYKAVVNDATIFKIDLPLKQKGVGLKTQPESKCPELLANYCDMLLRKTPLSKKLTSEEIEAKLKEVLLVLKYVQNKDVFMRYHKAHLTRRLILDISADSETEENMVEWLREVGMPADYVNKLARMFQDIKVSEDLNQSFKEMHKHNRLALPGDSVNIKILNAGAWSRSSEKVFVSLPTELEDLIPEVEDFYKKNHSGRKLHWHHLMSNGIITFKNEVGQYDLEVTTFQLAVLFAWNQRPRERISFENLKLATELPDAELRRTLWSLVAFPKLKRQVLSYETAVSSPKDFAEGTLFYVNQEFSLIKNSKVQKRGKINLIGRLQLTTERMREEENEGIVQLRILRTQEAIIQIMKMRKRINNAQLQTELVEILKNMFLPQKKMIKEQMEWLIEHKYLKRDETDINTFIYMA, encoded by the exons AACAAAGGCTCCCTACAGTTTGAGGACAAATGGGAGCTGATGCGTCCAATAGTCTTAAAGCTGCTACGCCAAGAGTCTGTAACCAAACAACAGTGGTTTGACCTGTTCTC AGATGTCCATGCAGTGTGCCTATGGGACGACAAAGGTCCCGCAAAGATCCATCAAGCCCTGAAGGAAGATATACTAGACTTCATCAAACAAGCACAAGCG CGGGTGCTGAGTCACCAGGACGACACGGCGCTGCTGAAGGCGTACATCGCCGAGTGGAGGAAGTTCTTCACGCAGTGCGACATCCTGCCCAAGCCCTTCTGCCAGCTGGAGATCACCCTGATGGGCAAGCAGGGCAGCAACAAGAAGACCAACGTGGAGGACAGCATCGTGCGCAAG CTGATGCTGGACACGTGGAACGAGTCCATCTTCTCCAACATCAAGAGCCGGCTGCAGGACAGTGCCATGAAGCTGGTCCACGCTGAGCGGCTGGGCGAGGCCTTCGACTCCCAGCTGGTCATAGGGGTCCGGGAGTCCTACG TGAACCTGTGCTCCAACCCGGACGACAAGCTACAGATCTACAGGGACAACTTTGAGAAGGCCTACATGGACTCTACAGAGAGGTTCTATCGCACCCaagcccctgcctacctccagcAGAACGGCGTCCAGAACTACATGAAATAT gctgATGCTAAgctgagggaggaagagaaacgAGCACTGCGTTACCTTGAGACACGACGAGACTGCAACTCTGTACAAACG CTGATGGAGTGCTGTGTGAACGTGCTGGTGACGTCTTTCAAGGAGACCATCCTGGCCGAGTGCCCGGGCATGATCAAACGCaacgagacagagagtgagtacGGCAGGATCGCCACCAGCAGAGgctcatccagctcag AGCTGCACCTCATGTTCTCCCTCATGGACAAGGTGGCCAGCGGCATCGAGCCCATGCTCAAGGACCTGGAGGACCACATCCTGAGCGCCGGCCTGGCAGACATGGTGGCCTCGGCCGAAAGCATCACTTCC GACTCTGAGAAGTACGTGGAGCAGCTGCTCACCTTGTTCAACCGCTTCAGCCGCCTGGTGAAGGAAGCCTTCCAGGACGACCCGCGGTTCCTCACAGCCAGAGACAAG GCGTACAAGGCAGTGGTGAACGATGCCACCATATTTAAGATCGACCTCCCCTTGAAGCAGAAAGG GGTGGGCCTGAAGACTCAGCCAGAGTCGAAGTGTCCAGAGCTGCTGGCCAACTACTGTGACATGCTACTGAGGAAGACTCCGCTGAGCAAGAAGCTCACCTCCGAGGAAATCGAGGCCAAGCTCAAGGAAGTG ctgctGGTCCTAAAGTATGTTCAGAACAAGGACGTGTTCATGCGCTACCACAAGGCCCACCTGACCCGCCGGCTCATCCTGGACATCTCAGCCGACAGCGAGACCGAGGAGAACATGGTGGAGTGGCTCAGG GAAGTGGGTATGCCGGCCGACTACGTCAACAAGCTGGCCAGGATGTTCCAGGACATCAAAGTGTCGGAGGACCTCAACCAGTCCTTCAAAgagatgcacaaacacaacaggCTGGCTTTACCAG GGGACTCGGTGAACATCAAGATCCTGAACGCGGGGGCCTGGTCGCGGAGCAGCGAGAAGGTGTTTGTGTCGCTGCCCACTGAGCTGGAGGACCTGATCCCAGAGGTGGAGGACTTCTACAAGAAGAACCACAGCGGCAGGAAGCTCCACTGGCACCACCTCATGTCCAACGGCATT ATCACCTTTAAGAACGAGGTGGGCCAGTACGACCTGGAGGTGACCACCTTCCAGCTGGCTGTGCTGTTCGCCTGGAACCAGCGACCCAGGGAGCGCATCAGCTTCGAGAACCTCAAGCTGGCCACGGAGCTGCCGGATGCCGAGCTCCGCCGCACGCTCTGG TCGTTGGTTGCGTTCCCCAAACTGAAGCGGCAGGTGCTGTCGTACGAGACTGCAGTTTCGTCCCCGAAGGACTTTGCTGAAGGCACGCTGTTCTACGTCAACCAGGAGTTCTCCCTCAT CAAAAACTCAAAGGTGCAGAAACGGGGGAAGATCAACCTGATTGGCCGCCTGCAGCTCACCACGGAACGAATGAGGGAGGAGGAAAACGAGGGCATCGTCCAGCTCCGGATACTCCGAACGCAG GAGGCCATCATCCAGATCATGAAGATGCGGAAGCGCATCAATAACGCCCAGCTGCAGACGGAGCTGGTGGAGATCCTGAAGAACATGTTCCTGCCCCAGAAGAAGATGATCAAGGAGCAGATGGAGTGGCTCATCGAGCACAAGTACCTCAAGCGCGATGAGACGGACATCAACACCTTCATCTACATGGCGTAG
- the cul5b gene encoding cullin-5 isoform X2, with amino-acid sequence MATSNLLKNKGSLQFEDKWELMRPIVLKLLRQESVTKQQWFDLFSDVHAVCLWDDKGPAKIHQALKEDILDFIKQAQARVLSHQDDTALLKAYIAEWRKFFTQCDILPKPFCQLEITLMGKQGSNKKTNVEDSIVRKLMLDTWNESIFSNIKSRLQDSAMKLVHAERLGEAFDSQLVIGVRESYVNLCSNPDDKLQIYRDNFEKAYMDSTERFYRTQAPAYLQQNGVQNYMKYADAKLREEEKRALRYLETRRDCNSVQTLMECCVNVLVTSFKETILAECPGMIKRNETEKLHLMFSLMDKVASGIEPMLKDLEDHILSAGLADMVASAESITSDSEKYVEQLLTLFNRFSRLVKEAFQDDPRFLTARDKAYKAVVNDATIFKIDLPLKQKGVGLKTQPESKCPELLANYCDMLLRKTPLSKKLTSEEIEAKLKEVLLVLKYVQNKDVFMRYHKAHLTRRLILDISADSETEENMVEWLREVGMPADYVNKLARMFQDIKVSEDLNQSFKEMHKHNRLALPGDSVNIKILNAGAWSRSSEKVFVSLPTELEDLIPEVEDFYKKNHSGRKLHWHHLMSNGIITFKNEVGQYDLEVTTFQLAVLFAWNQRPRERISFENLKLATELPDAELRRTLWSLVAFPKLKRQVLSYETAVSSPKDFAEGTLFYVNQEFSLIKNSKVQKRGKINLIGRLQLTTERMREEENEGIVQLRILRTQEAIIQIMKMRKRINNAQLQTELVEILKNMFLPQKKMIKEQMEWLIEHKYLKRDETDINTFIYMA; translated from the exons AACAAAGGCTCCCTACAGTTTGAGGACAAATGGGAGCTGATGCGTCCAATAGTCTTAAAGCTGCTACGCCAAGAGTCTGTAACCAAACAACAGTGGTTTGACCTGTTCTC AGATGTCCATGCAGTGTGCCTATGGGACGACAAAGGTCCCGCAAAGATCCATCAAGCCCTGAAGGAAGATATACTAGACTTCATCAAACAAGCACAAGCG CGGGTGCTGAGTCACCAGGACGACACGGCGCTGCTGAAGGCGTACATCGCCGAGTGGAGGAAGTTCTTCACGCAGTGCGACATCCTGCCCAAGCCCTTCTGCCAGCTGGAGATCACCCTGATGGGCAAGCAGGGCAGCAACAAGAAGACCAACGTGGAGGACAGCATCGTGCGCAAG CTGATGCTGGACACGTGGAACGAGTCCATCTTCTCCAACATCAAGAGCCGGCTGCAGGACAGTGCCATGAAGCTGGTCCACGCTGAGCGGCTGGGCGAGGCCTTCGACTCCCAGCTGGTCATAGGGGTCCGGGAGTCCTACG TGAACCTGTGCTCCAACCCGGACGACAAGCTACAGATCTACAGGGACAACTTTGAGAAGGCCTACATGGACTCTACAGAGAGGTTCTATCGCACCCaagcccctgcctacctccagcAGAACGGCGTCCAGAACTACATGAAATAT gctgATGCTAAgctgagggaggaagagaaacgAGCACTGCGTTACCTTGAGACACGACGAGACTGCAACTCTGTACAAACG CTGATGGAGTGCTGTGTGAACGTGCTGGTGACGTCTTTCAAGGAGACCATCCTGGCCGAGTGCCCGGGCATGATCAAACGCaacgagacagaga AGCTGCACCTCATGTTCTCCCTCATGGACAAGGTGGCCAGCGGCATCGAGCCCATGCTCAAGGACCTGGAGGACCACATCCTGAGCGCCGGCCTGGCAGACATGGTGGCCTCGGCCGAAAGCATCACTTCC GACTCTGAGAAGTACGTGGAGCAGCTGCTCACCTTGTTCAACCGCTTCAGCCGCCTGGTGAAGGAAGCCTTCCAGGACGACCCGCGGTTCCTCACAGCCAGAGACAAG GCGTACAAGGCAGTGGTGAACGATGCCACCATATTTAAGATCGACCTCCCCTTGAAGCAGAAAGG GGTGGGCCTGAAGACTCAGCCAGAGTCGAAGTGTCCAGAGCTGCTGGCCAACTACTGTGACATGCTACTGAGGAAGACTCCGCTGAGCAAGAAGCTCACCTCCGAGGAAATCGAGGCCAAGCTCAAGGAAGTG ctgctGGTCCTAAAGTATGTTCAGAACAAGGACGTGTTCATGCGCTACCACAAGGCCCACCTGACCCGCCGGCTCATCCTGGACATCTCAGCCGACAGCGAGACCGAGGAGAACATGGTGGAGTGGCTCAGG GAAGTGGGTATGCCGGCCGACTACGTCAACAAGCTGGCCAGGATGTTCCAGGACATCAAAGTGTCGGAGGACCTCAACCAGTCCTTCAAAgagatgcacaaacacaacaggCTGGCTTTACCAG GGGACTCGGTGAACATCAAGATCCTGAACGCGGGGGCCTGGTCGCGGAGCAGCGAGAAGGTGTTTGTGTCGCTGCCCACTGAGCTGGAGGACCTGATCCCAGAGGTGGAGGACTTCTACAAGAAGAACCACAGCGGCAGGAAGCTCCACTGGCACCACCTCATGTCCAACGGCATT ATCACCTTTAAGAACGAGGTGGGCCAGTACGACCTGGAGGTGACCACCTTCCAGCTGGCTGTGCTGTTCGCCTGGAACCAGCGACCCAGGGAGCGCATCAGCTTCGAGAACCTCAAGCTGGCCACGGAGCTGCCGGATGCCGAGCTCCGCCGCACGCTCTGG TCGTTGGTTGCGTTCCCCAAACTGAAGCGGCAGGTGCTGTCGTACGAGACTGCAGTTTCGTCCCCGAAGGACTTTGCTGAAGGCACGCTGTTCTACGTCAACCAGGAGTTCTCCCTCAT CAAAAACTCAAAGGTGCAGAAACGGGGGAAGATCAACCTGATTGGCCGCCTGCAGCTCACCACGGAACGAATGAGGGAGGAGGAAAACGAGGGCATCGTCCAGCTCCGGATACTCCGAACGCAG GAGGCCATCATCCAGATCATGAAGATGCGGAAGCGCATCAATAACGCCCAGCTGCAGACGGAGCTGGTGGAGATCCTGAAGAACATGTTCCTGCCCCAGAAGAAGATGATCAAGGAGCAGATGGAGTGGCTCATCGAGCACAAGTACCTCAAGCGCGATGAGACGGACATCAACACCTTCATCTACATGGCGTAG